In one window of Henckelia pumila isolate YLH828 chromosome 1, ASM3356847v2, whole genome shotgun sequence DNA:
- the LOC140875360 gene encoding uncharacterized protein — MVRAYSQEHTYKHPWERVTAASWRKFADPENKRTLSHILEVDTLNHKLEPSTGKLYTTRALTIHAPGPWFVRKIIGQDICHCVESTVVDGKARSMQLATRNISLEKFIEVEEKIRYEPHPENPNGWTICRQETSIRIKPLSALASMAERIEQKCVDKFQQNSAKGREVMERMCMYLEAESSGLSV, encoded by the coding sequence ATGGTTAGAGCCTATTCTCAAGAACACACTTACAAGCACCCATGGGAGCGAGTAACTGCTGCATCATGGCGCAAATTTGCGGACCCTGAGAACAAGCGTACCCTATCTCACATCCTTGAGGTTGACACCTTGAATCACAAGCTTGAACCTAGCACTGGAAAACTTTACACAACTCGAGCTCTTACAATTCATGCTCCAGGGCCGTGGTTTGTTCGTAAAATCATTGGCCAAGACATCTGCCATTGTGTTGAATCAACTGTTGTTGATGGGAAAGCTCGGTCTATGCAACTTGCCACTCGTAACATTAGTCTCGAAAAGTTCATCGAGGTGGAGGAAAAGATAAGATATGAACCTCATCCTGAGAATCCAAACGGATGGACGATATGCAGGCAAGAAACTAGCATACGCATAAAACCCTTGTCGGCATTGGCCTCGATGGCAGAGAGAATAGAGCAAAAATGTGTGGATAAGTTTCAGCAAAACAGCGCCAAGGGTAGAGAAGTTATGGAAAGGATGTGCATGTATCTTGAAGCTGAATCCAGTGGATTGTCTGTCTGA